The Triticum dicoccoides isolate Atlit2015 ecotype Zavitan chromosome 6A, WEW_v2.0, whole genome shotgun sequence genome has a window encoding:
- the LOC119317736 gene encoding LRR receptor kinase SERL2-like isoform X1 translates to MEAVPLLLLLLLFSSPLAPAPANGLLSPKGVNYEVQALMTIKNYLKDPHGVLKNWDQDSVDPCSWTMVTCSQENLVTGLEAPSQNLSGLLSPSIGNLTNLEIVLLQNNNINGRIPAEIGRLTKLRTLDLSSNHFSGEIPGSVSRLRDLQYLRLNNNTLSGAFPSSSANLSHLVFLDLSYNNLSGPVPGSLARTFNIVGNPLICGAATEQDCYGTLPMPMSYSLNNTQGTILPAKSKSHKAAIAFGSTIGCISILFLVTGLLFWWRHRKNRQILFDVDDQHIENVNLENLKRFQFRELQAATENFSNKNMIGKGGFGNVYRGKLPDGTIVAVKRLKDGNAAGGELQFQTEVEMISLAVHRNLLRLCGFCMTATERLLIYPYMSNGSVASRLKGKPPLNWITRKGIALGAARGLLYLHEQCDPKIIHRDVKAANVLLDDFCEAIVGDFGLAKLLDHRDSHVTTAVRGTVGHIAPEYLSTGQSSEKTDVFGFGILLLELITGQTALEFGKSSNQKGAMLDWVKKMHQEKKLDVLVDKGLGSSYDHIELEEMVQVALLCTQYLPGHRPKMSEVVRMLEGDGLAERWEASQRTDSHKFKVPDFTFGRCYSDLTDDSSLLVQAVELSGPR, encoded by the exons ATGGAGGCGGttcccctgctgctgctgctgctcctcttctCCTCCCCTCTCGCGCCGGCGCCGGCCAACGGCCTCCTCTCGCCCAAGGGCGTCAACTATGAAG TGCAAGCTCTCATGACGATCAAGAACTACCTCAAGGATCCCCATGGCGTGCTCAAGAACTGGGACCAGGACTCGGTGGATCCTTGCAGCTGGACCATGGTCACCTGCTCCCAGGAAAACCTCGTCACCGGCCT GGAAGCCCCAAGCCAGAACCTCTCTGGCCTGCTCTCCCCGAGCATAGGCAATCTGACCAATCTCGAGATAGT CCTGCTGCAGAACAACAACATCAATGGCCGAATCCCGGCAGAGATTGGCAGGCTCACGAAGCTTAGGACGCTTGATCTCTCCAGCAACCACTTCTCCGGCGAAATCCCCGGCTCCGTGAGCCGCCTCAGGGACCTCCAGTACTT GAGGCTCAACAACAACACCTTGTCCGGCGCATTCCCTTCGTCGTCGGCTAATCTGTCGCACCTTGTTTTCTT GGATCTGTCCTACAATAATCTGAGCGGTCCAGTTCCAGGGTCTTTGGCAAGGACATTCAA CATAGTAGGGAATCCACTGATCTGCGGAGCAGCTACAGAACAAGATTGTTATGGAACTTTGCCCATGCCGATGTCCTACAGCCTGAATAACACACAAG GTACCATACTGCCAGCAAAATCTAAGAGCCACAAAGCCGCAATTGCATTTGGTTCTACGATAGGCTGCATCAGCATCCTTTTCCTAGTTACGGGATTGCTGTTCTGGTGGAGGCATAGGAAAAATCGGCAGATTCTTTTCGATGTCGATG ACCAGCACATCGAGAACGTAAACCTTGAAAACCTGAAGAGGTTTCAGTTCAGAGAGCTCCAGGCTGCAACAGAGAACTTCAGCAACAAGAACATGATAGGAAAAGGCGGTTTTGGAAATGTTTACCGAGGGAAGCTCCCAGATGGAACTATAGTAGCAGTCAAGAGGCTGAAAGATGGAAATGCCGCAGGCGGGGAATTGCAATTTCAGACTGAAGTCGAGATGATCAGCTTGGCAGTGCACCGGAATCTCCTTAGGCTCTGCGGGTTCTGCATGACTGCAACCGAGAGGCTACTGATCTATCCATACATGTCCAATGGAAGTGTTGCATCACGCCTGAAAG GGAAGCCACCACTGAACTGGATCACCAGAAAGGGAATAGCCCTCGGTGCAGCAAGAGGCCTACTATACCTGCACGAGCAGTGTGATCCCAAGATCATCCACAGGGATGTAAAGGCAGCAAATGTACTGCTCGATGACTTCTGTGAAGCAATTGTTGGAGATTTTGGGCTTGCCAAGCTCCTGGATCACCGTGACTCGCATGTCACCACAGCTGTGAGGGGAACTGTAGGCCACATTGCCCCAGAGTACCTCTCCACGGGCCAGTCATCTGAGAAAACTGATGTCTTCGGCTTCGGGATCCTGCTGCTAGAACTGATCACCGGGCAGACTGCACTTGAGTTTGGAAAGTCATCAAATCAGAAGGGAGCCATGCTTGACTGG GTGAAGAAGATGCACCAGGAGAAGAAGCTCGACGTGCTTGTCGACAAGGGACTCGGAAGCAGTTACGACCACATTGAGCTAGAGGAGATGGTGCAGGTGGCGCTGCTGTGCACCCAGTATCTCCCCGGTCACAGGCCAAAGATGTCGGAGGTGGTCAGGATGCTCGAAGGTGACGGGCTCGCAGAGCGGTGGGAGGCGTCGCAGCGTACTGACTCGCACAAGTTCAAGGTGCCTGACTTCACCTTCGGGCGTTGCTACTCCGACCTGACAGACGACTCGTCGTTGCTGGTGCAAGCAGTTGAGCTCTCTGGACCGAGATGA
- the LOC119317735 gene encoding ASC1-like protein 2, with product MGVPSIDWEAESHPAYADFAALPLFATFFLAARFLLDRFAFERLARRLIFGKWDARLGSETDAERMKIRKFKESAWKGVYFLSAEFLALAVTYNEPWFTNTMNFWVGPGDQIWPDQTMKFKLKGFYMYAAGFYMYSIIALLFWETRRSDFGLSMTHHIASVFLIVMSYIFRFARVGSVVLAVHDASDVFLEVGKISKYSGRQLLADVSFLLFVISWVILRLIYFPFWILWSTSYEIVHILNKERHKFYGPIYYYVFNCLLFSLLVLHIYWFVLMKRMLVKQIQSKGHVGDDIRSDSESDEEHDD from the exons ATGGGCGTCCCGTCAATCGACTGGGAGGCGGAGAGCCACCCCGCCTACGCCGACTTCGCGGCCCTCCCCTTATTCGCCACCTTCTTCCTCGCCGCCCGCTTCCTCCTCGACCGCTTCGCATTCGAG AGGCTAGCAAGGCGTCTGATTTTTGGGAAGTGGGATGCGAGGCTTGGCTCCGAGACAGATGCAGAGAGGATGAAGATCAGAAAGTTTAAGGAATCCGCCTGGAAAGGCGTTTATTTCCTTTCCGCGGAATTTCTGGCATTAGCTGTGACGTACAACGAGCCATGGTTCACCAACACAATGAATTTCTGGGTTGGACCAGGAGACCAGATTTGGCCAGATCAAACAATGAA GTTTAAACTAAAGGGGTTTTACATGTATGCTGCTGGTTTTTACATGTACTCAATAATTGCCCTTCTCTTTTGGGAAACAAGGCGTTCAGACTTTGGCCTTTCAATGACTCATCACATAGCATCTGTATTTCTCATTGTAATGTCGTACATATTCAG GTTTGCACGAGTGGGTTCAGTTGTGCTTGCCGTTCATGATGCAAGTGATGTGTTCCTGGAGGTTGGAAAAATTTCTAAGTACAGTGGACGCCAGTTGCTTGCTGATGTATCATTTCTTCTTTTCGTCATTTCTTGGGTGATCCTTCGCCTGATATATTTTCCATTCTGGATTCTCTGGAGCACTAG CTATGAAATTGTTCATATTTTGAACAAGGAGAGACATAAATTTTATGGGCCGATATACTACTATGTGTTCAACTGTCTTCTGTTCTCCCTCCTTGTTCTACACATATATTGGTTTGTCTTAATGAAGCGAATGCTCGTGAAGCAAATTCAGTCTAAAGGGCATGTTGGGGATGACATTAGATCTG ATTCGGAATCTGACGAGGAACATGATGATTGA
- the LOC119317736 gene encoding LRR receptor kinase SERL2-like isoform X2: MTIKNYLKDPHGVLKNWDQDSVDPCSWTMVTCSQENLVTGLEAPSQNLSGLLSPSIGNLTNLEIVLLQNNNINGRIPAEIGRLTKLRTLDLSSNHFSGEIPGSVSRLRDLQYLRLNNNTLSGAFPSSSANLSHLVFLDLSYNNLSGPVPGSLARTFNIVGNPLICGAATEQDCYGTLPMPMSYSLNNTQGTILPAKSKSHKAAIAFGSTIGCISILFLVTGLLFWWRHRKNRQILFDVDDQHIENVNLENLKRFQFRELQAATENFSNKNMIGKGGFGNVYRGKLPDGTIVAVKRLKDGNAAGGELQFQTEVEMISLAVHRNLLRLCGFCMTATERLLIYPYMSNGSVASRLKGKPPLNWITRKGIALGAARGLLYLHEQCDPKIIHRDVKAANVLLDDFCEAIVGDFGLAKLLDHRDSHVTTAVRGTVGHIAPEYLSTGQSSEKTDVFGFGILLLELITGQTALEFGKSSNQKGAMLDWVKKMHQEKKLDVLVDKGLGSSYDHIELEEMVQVALLCTQYLPGHRPKMSEVVRMLEGDGLAERWEASQRTDSHKFKVPDFTFGRCYSDLTDDSSLLVQAVELSGPR; the protein is encoded by the exons ATGACGATCAAGAACTACCTCAAGGATCCCCATGGCGTGCTCAAGAACTGGGACCAGGACTCGGTGGATCCTTGCAGCTGGACCATGGTCACCTGCTCCCAGGAAAACCTCGTCACCGGCCT GGAAGCCCCAAGCCAGAACCTCTCTGGCCTGCTCTCCCCGAGCATAGGCAATCTGACCAATCTCGAGATAGT CCTGCTGCAGAACAACAACATCAATGGCCGAATCCCGGCAGAGATTGGCAGGCTCACGAAGCTTAGGACGCTTGATCTCTCCAGCAACCACTTCTCCGGCGAAATCCCCGGCTCCGTGAGCCGCCTCAGGGACCTCCAGTACTT GAGGCTCAACAACAACACCTTGTCCGGCGCATTCCCTTCGTCGTCGGCTAATCTGTCGCACCTTGTTTTCTT GGATCTGTCCTACAATAATCTGAGCGGTCCAGTTCCAGGGTCTTTGGCAAGGACATTCAA CATAGTAGGGAATCCACTGATCTGCGGAGCAGCTACAGAACAAGATTGTTATGGAACTTTGCCCATGCCGATGTCCTACAGCCTGAATAACACACAAG GTACCATACTGCCAGCAAAATCTAAGAGCCACAAAGCCGCAATTGCATTTGGTTCTACGATAGGCTGCATCAGCATCCTTTTCCTAGTTACGGGATTGCTGTTCTGGTGGAGGCATAGGAAAAATCGGCAGATTCTTTTCGATGTCGATG ACCAGCACATCGAGAACGTAAACCTTGAAAACCTGAAGAGGTTTCAGTTCAGAGAGCTCCAGGCTGCAACAGAGAACTTCAGCAACAAGAACATGATAGGAAAAGGCGGTTTTGGAAATGTTTACCGAGGGAAGCTCCCAGATGGAACTATAGTAGCAGTCAAGAGGCTGAAAGATGGAAATGCCGCAGGCGGGGAATTGCAATTTCAGACTGAAGTCGAGATGATCAGCTTGGCAGTGCACCGGAATCTCCTTAGGCTCTGCGGGTTCTGCATGACTGCAACCGAGAGGCTACTGATCTATCCATACATGTCCAATGGAAGTGTTGCATCACGCCTGAAAG GGAAGCCACCACTGAACTGGATCACCAGAAAGGGAATAGCCCTCGGTGCAGCAAGAGGCCTACTATACCTGCACGAGCAGTGTGATCCCAAGATCATCCACAGGGATGTAAAGGCAGCAAATGTACTGCTCGATGACTTCTGTGAAGCAATTGTTGGAGATTTTGGGCTTGCCAAGCTCCTGGATCACCGTGACTCGCATGTCACCACAGCTGTGAGGGGAACTGTAGGCCACATTGCCCCAGAGTACCTCTCCACGGGCCAGTCATCTGAGAAAACTGATGTCTTCGGCTTCGGGATCCTGCTGCTAGAACTGATCACCGGGCAGACTGCACTTGAGTTTGGAAAGTCATCAAATCAGAAGGGAGCCATGCTTGACTGG GTGAAGAAGATGCACCAGGAGAAGAAGCTCGACGTGCTTGTCGACAAGGGACTCGGAAGCAGTTACGACCACATTGAGCTAGAGGAGATGGTGCAGGTGGCGCTGCTGTGCACCCAGTATCTCCCCGGTCACAGGCCAAAGATGTCGGAGGTGGTCAGGATGCTCGAAGGTGACGGGCTCGCAGAGCGGTGGGAGGCGTCGCAGCGTACTGACTCGCACAAGTTCAAGGTGCCTGACTTCACCTTCGGGCGTTGCTACTCCGACCTGACAGACGACTCGTCGTTGCTGGTGCAAGCAGTTGAGCTCTCTGGACCGAGATGA
- the LOC119319569 gene encoding zinc finger protein HD1-like: MFMNCNFNSNLLENEAGRISFPWARPCDGCHAAPSAVYCCADAAYLCASCDTQVHSANRVASRHERVHVCETCESAPAVLACHADAAALCTACDAQVHSANPIAQRHQRVPVLPLPAVAIPAASGFAEAEASVTAHGDKEEGEEVDSWRLRRNSDDNNCANKIDRYYNLVGYNMYYNNITCDPRPEEQYRMQEQHVQNRYIEKQGCECVVPPQVVMASEQQESDYGTRGAGQAASVTAITSTYTASISNDISFSSMEVGIIPDNTRPDISNSNILTGSEAMELSGHSLQMPVHFSSMDREARVLRYKEKKQTRKFQKTIRYATRKAYAEARPRIKGRFAKRSDIEHEEDHMLSPPALPDTSSYNTVPWF; the protein is encoded by the exons ATGTTCATGAATTGCAATTTCAACAGCAACCTTTTGGAGAACGAAGCTGGAAGGATAAGTTTTCCATGGGCCAGGCCATGCGATGGATGCCATGCAGCACCAAGCGCAGTATACTGCTGTGCTGATGCTGCATATCTCTGTGCATCTTGTGACACACAGGTTCATTCTGCTAACCGTGTGGCATCACGCCATGAGCGTGTGCATGTCTGCGAAACCTGTGAGAGTGCACCAGCGGTGCTGGCATGCCATGCAGATGCAGCAGCACTATGTACCGCCTGTGATGCACAGGTGCACTCTGCCAACCCAATTGCTCAGAGGCACCAACGAGTGCCTGTGCTGCCACTCCCAGCTGTTGCCATTCCAGCTGCCTCTGGCTTCGCGGAGGCAGAAGCTTCTGTCACTGCCCATGGCGataaggaagagggagaggaagtGGACTCTTGGCGCCTCAGAAGAAATTCTGATGACAACAATTGTGCCAACAAGATAGATCGATACTACAACCTTGTCGGATACAATATGTATTACAACAACATCACTTGTGACCCAAGACCAGAAGAACAATACAGAATGCAAGAACAGCATGTGCAGAACAGGTACATCGAGAAGCAAGGGTGTGAGTGTGTAGTACCTCCACAAGTCGTCATGGCAAGTGAGCAGCAAGAGAGCGATTATGGAACTAGAGGAGCAGGGCAGGCTGCCTCCGTTACCGCTATCACCAGTACCTACACAGCTTCCATCAGCAATGAC ATATCTTTCTCATCAATGGAGGTGGGTATAATACCAGACAACACCAGAccagatatctcaaacagcaacatccTGACTGGCAGTGAAGCCATGGAGCTCTCAGGCCATTCACTTCAGATGCCAGTGCACTTCAGCTCCATGGACAGAGAGGCCAGGGTCCTCAggtacaaggagaagaagcagacaAGGAAGTTTCAGAAAACCATAAGGTATGCAACAAGGAAAGCTTATGCAGAAGCACGACCACGGATCAAGGGTCGATTCGCTAAAAGATCAGATATAGAGCATGAGGAGGACCACATGCTGTCACCACCAGCCCTACCAGATACTAGTAGCTATAATACTGTTCCATGGTTCTGA
- the LOC119317738 gene encoding uncharacterized protein LOC119317738, with translation MEGKEEDVRLGANKYSERQPIGTAAQGSEDKDYKEPPPAPLFEPGELKSWSFYRAGIAEFMATFLFLYVTILTVMGYSGATSKCATVGIQGIAVPATPISRARPPSSAPCRNPSPPLLCSGRISTPTDAPSSSPSRLRCQHRPLYLTPVGRPAIHDVWCIRNHLPLADGRRWLGGAGIQQRWQGDKRRPSSALCSLFLFSSSRCIKRSFNNGACRCRVSRAPLHLVAAFAFGGALSRLWSTRSRAPCVRASARAWRWGLFFAGHPHRRYGNQIQLLSSRSAQLEPWRTRLRRFRPKPQPSPPFLAPIPPDPPTQPCRAVPSI, from the coding sequence ATGGAGGGCAAGGAGGAGGACGTGCGGCTCGGGGCGAACAAGTACTCGGAGCGTCAGCCCATCGGCACGGCGGCGCAGGGGTCCGAGGACAAGGACTACAAGGAGCCCCCGCCGGCGCCGCTGTTCGAGCCCGGCGAGCTCAAGTCCTGGTCCTTCTACCGCGCCGGCATCGCCGAGTTCATGGCCACCTTCCTCTTCCTCTACGTCACCATCCTCACCGTGATGGGCTACAGCGGCGCCACCTCCAAGTGCGCCACCGTCGGCATCCAGGGCATCGCGGTTCCGGCCACCCCAATCTCGCGCGCACGACCACCATCCTCCGCTCCCTGCAGAAATCCCTCGCCGCCGCTCTTGTGCTCAGGCCGAATCTCAACACCAACCGACGCGCCATCCTCCTCTCCCTCCCGTCTCCGGTGCCAACATAGGCCACTTTACTTGACCCCGGTCGGCCGGCCGGCCATCCACGACGTCTGGTGCATAAGAAATCATCTTCCGCTGGCCGACGGACGGCGCTGGTTGGGTGGGGCGGGGATCCAGCAGAGATGGCAAGGGGACAAGAGACGACCAAGCTCTGCTCTCTGCTCTCTGTTTCTTTTCTCTTCCTCACGATGCATTAAGCGCTCCTTCAACAATGGTGCCTGCCGGTGCCGGGTGTCGCGCGCTCCCCTCCATCTCGTCGCAGCCTTCGCCTTCGGAGGTGCCCTCTCTCGCCTTTGGAGTACAAGGAGCAGAGCACCATGCGTGCGTGCAAGCGCTCGCGCTTGGAGGTGGGGCTTGTTCTTCGCCGGCCATCCCCATCGCCGCTACGGCAACCAAATCCAGCTCCTCTCCTCCCGCTCCGCTCAGTTGGAGCCTTGGAGGACTCGTCTCCGTCGATTTCGACCCAAGCCACAGCCTTCTCCTCCGTTCCTCGCACCAATTCCACCGGACCCGCCCACACAGCCGTGCCGTGCCGTCCCGTCGATTTAA